A genome region from Anastrepha ludens isolate Willacy chromosome 3, idAnaLude1.1, whole genome shotgun sequence includes the following:
- the LOC128856704 gene encoding uncharacterized protein LOC128856704 produces the protein MICRLCLEETNSNFEIFSEHGETEIAKVIAKYFHIEVQPDDTISNIICGECFRNIFEFHRFWLSIDEKQKTLQTHLVCTQIKQDVDEIETQCFATSHTNSSIDCKNNELREPEIDMGVVQPNICANGLEFVAAEMKDDEISMDRDSILSPLNPAIDECEPVSLASLQKELREMRSDIRESRGEIKTTLRDLESKVERNFKDFEKKMPERAESRVQGQLMREVKVVMTRVHQSIARITGDALSPEYIKIQSMLPITSQDAINTLEELLNTKSYSEAMLNILLKLRGAKGCIKGVMKRVYSDELMFHYNFEGKANKSALLDLKSLELIFDTFNSTPKSEVIAEIRKAVLMSHNRYKQVVRKQKQKINIQNIN, from the exons ATGATTTGTCGTCTATGCTTGGAGGAAACAAAcagtaattttgaaattttttccgaACATGGTGAGACGGAAATTGCTAAAGTCATTGCCAAATACTTCCACATCGAG GTGCAACCCGATGATACTATTTCAAACATAATTTGTGGAGAGTGTTTTCGGAATATATTCGAATTCCATAGATTTTGGTTGAGTATAGatgagaaacaaaaaacactccAAACACATCTGGTATgtacacaaataaaacaagatgtCGATGAAATTGAAACGCAATGTTTCGCGACATCACACACAAATTCTTCTATTGACTGTAAAAATAATGAGTTACGTGAGCCGGAAATTGACATGGGAGTTGTTCAACCTAATATTTGCGCAAATGGATTAGAATTCGTGGCTGCTGAAATGAAGGATGACGAAATATCGATGGACCGAGATTCAATATTGAGTCCATTAAATCCAGCTATCGATGAAT GTGAACCAGTTTCTCTGGCTTCGTTGCAAAAGGAGCTGAGAGAAATGCGGAGCGATATCCGTGAATCACGGGGGGAAATAAAGACCACCTTACGGGACCTAGAAAGTAAGGTGGAAAGAAATTTCAAGGACTTCGAAAAGAAG ATGCCAGAAAGAGCGGAAAGTCGGGTCCAGGGGCAGCTGATGAGGGAGGTGAAAGTGGTGATGACAAGAGTTCACCAGAGTATTGCGCGCATCACGGGAGATGCTCTGAGTCCTGAGTATATCAAGATTCAGAGTATGCTCCCAATAACATCGCAGGATGCGATTAATACTCTGGAGGAGCTCTTAAATACCAAGTCATACTCCGAAGCAATG CTAAATATTTTGCTGAAGCTGAGGGGTGCTAAAGGATGCATCAAAGGGGTGATGAAGCGCGTTTACTCCGACGAGTTGATGTTCCATTACAATTTTGAGGGGAAAGCCAACAAATCGGCGCTTTTGGACCTCAAAAGTCTGGAACTCATTTTcg ATACATTTAATAGCACCCCGAAAAGCGAAGTCATCGCTGAAATTCGGAAAGCGGTTTTAATGAGCCACAACCGATATAAGCAAGTCGTGaggaagcaaaaacaaaaaattaatattcaaaatattaactaa
- the LOC128857656 gene encoding uncharacterized protein K02A2.6-like, with protein MIKLNTLRVVQLNTLLRANDLPTTGAKAIKIEKLQEVLGTDEVDPMELEDDSAVSSNDLRTQLNSLKEAMAGLTLAIGTMNRNPEVIPRNEANQQTINNNDGRPSSSVASWESAEELRTPSGPTMRIQDMIGVMPEFDPIKGTTTSRQFISRTQQLQQCYGWREEMILIAVQHKMKGMAKQWLDAQNVFSSWSQFVHAFETDFPSTQNAAETHKTLMKRKRKPNENYLEYYYAMLTIGRQGGVDDVSINMHIIGGLNDSILTKTLATMNFATCSQLLVALKNLTTVSNVSVSPATETQQTLRAEEKPKPNLTQIKCFNCNDYGHIAAKCQRPQRKPRCTICKKTDHEAKNCNKKTSVAKIGDETDRDGAPPITKIVELNGRQLNAFIDTGSVCSLIRASAVGDIQTTGTRRCFTGFGGSKVQVAKQINVQITVDNVPREAILYMVADEMLPYDVLLGRDVLQQDGYRMVIGNGVLRLEEDRRTEFNISSCLSEEDKNKTENLLLTFKQCFAESISQIGRCKNAQMTISVTTSEPILGKRYQVPFSQRPILSEILKELLDNDIIRPSDSPHAASVLLVKKSNGESRMCIDFRALNEVMVKKNYVMPIVEEQLSRLAGNKYFTTLDMTSGYYQVPMNEESEKYTAFLTHEGLFEHNVMPFGLVNAPMVFQEIVVNLIKTLKHRDKVVSYVDGHHSHEVR; from the coding sequence atgATCAAGTTAAACACTCTAAGGGTCGTACAACTGAACACGTTATTAAGGGCAAATGATTTACCAACCACAGGCGCTaaagcaattaaaattgaaaagttgCAAGAAGTTTTGGGTACCGATGAGGTAGATCCGATGGAGCTTGAAGACGATAGTGCGGTGTCCTCAAACGACTTACGCACGCAATTGAATAGTTTGAAAGAGGCAATGGCAGGGCTAACATTAGCTATTGGCACCATGAATCGTAACCCAGAGGTCATACCACGTAATGAAGCAAATCAGCAAACGATAAACAACAATGATGGTAGGCCAAGCTCAAGTGTTGCGAGCTGGGAGTCTGCGGAGGAGTTACGAACGCCATCAGGTCCAACCATGAGAATTCAGGATATGATAGGGGTAATGCCTGAATTCGACCCAATAAAAGGAACTACGACCTCAAGGCAATTTATAAGTCGAActcaacaattacaacaatgcTATGGTTGGAGGGAAGAGATGATTTTGATTGCAGTCCAGCACAAAATGAAAGGTATGGCCAAGCAGTGGCTGGATGCACAAAATGTTTTTAGTTCTTGGTCACAATTTGTGCACGCATTTGAAACAGACTTTCCGTCAACACAGAATGCGGCTGAAACTCATAAGACTCTTATGAAACGCAAACGTAAACCCAACGAAAACTATTTGGAGTATTATTATGCCATGTTAACGATAGGTCGACAAGGTGGGGTGGACGATGTATCCATCAACATGCATATTATCGGTGGGCTGAACGATagtattttaacaaaaactttGGCAACGATGAATTTTGCGACGTGTAGCCAATTGTTGGTggcactcaaaaatttaacgacAGTCAGCAATGTATCGGTGAGTCCAGCGACGGAAACTCAGCAAACACTAAGAGCCGAAGAGAAACCAAAACCGAATCTGACACAGATAAAATGTTTCAACTGCAATGATTATGGTCACATTGCAGCCAAGTGCCAACGACCACAGCGAAAACCAAGGTGTACCATATGCAAGAAGACGGATCATGAAGCCAAGAATTGTAACAAAAAGACTTCAGTTGCGAAGATTGGTGACGAAACCGACCGAGACGGAGCACCTCCAATTACGAAAATTGTGGAGCTTAACGGAAGGCAACTCAACGCTTTCATTGACACTGGTAGCGTATGCTCATTAATACGCGCATCGGCAGTAGGTGATATTCAGACGACAGGAACTCGGAGATGCTTCACGGGGTTTGGAGGATCCAAGGTGCAGGTCGCGAAACAGATCAACGTACAGATTACGGTGGACAATGTTCCACGAGAAGCCATATTGTATATGGTTGCGGATGAGATGCTACCTTACGATGTTTTATTAGGTCGCGATGTATTACAGCAGGACGGGTATCGCATGGTGATTGGCAATGGGGTACTACGCCTGGAGGAAGACAGACGGACGGAATTTAATATATCTAGCTGCCTGTCGGAAGAAGATAAGAACAAGACAGAAAATCTTTTGTTAACGTTTAAGCAATGTTTTGCAGAAAGCATTAGCCAAATTGGTAGGTGCAAGAACGCACAAATGACCATAAGTGTAACGACATCAGAGCCGATCTTAGGTAAACGGTACCAGGTTCCGTTTTCACAACGCCCGATTTTATCGGAAATTTTAAAGGAACTGTTGGACAACGATATCATTCGTCCGAGTGATTCTCCACACGCTGCGTCTGTGCTCTTGGTTAAGAAGTCCAATGGGGAGAGTAGAATGTGTATTGACTTCCGAGCATTGAACGAAGTCATGGTTAAGAAAAACTATGTTATGCCAATCGTGGAGGAACAGCTTTCACGTCTAGctggcaataaatattttacgacACTGGACATGACTTCCGGCTATTATCAAGTTCCTATGAACGAAGAATCGGAGAAATATACTGCATTTTTAACGCATGAAGGACTATTTGAACACAACGTTATGCCTTTTGGTCTGGTGAACGCTCCAATGGTCTTCCAGGAGATTGttgtaaatttgataaaaacgcTTAAGCATCGGGACAAAGTGGTAAGCTACGTGGATGGTCATCATAGCCACGAAGTCCGTTGA
- the LOC128857657 gene encoding zinc finger protein 814-like, with translation MICRLCLIESTNILNIFTETGEMVKKDILKVVAKHFQIEIRYDDAVSNTICSVCWDHLQEFHKFWLSIEEKQKSLESYLQCTQIKRDIEEVEAETTAYNEMKLSPEKVDALFVGESELYGEETEFIAAKTEQEDESAIDEDSFLVSESVDVLSKDVESEKIDSAVKPKRKYNKRKEKNLMEERKRKRGRPRLRETAVKRNQNEDKLKKAESSKNCEEKLKAIPEADEFLAQNTQLSCCICMEELKDFRGLKIHFRQKHQCTGYAVCCDLRFSKRSLYVDHIQLHKNPDFFKCAICNKQLISRNNYVTHMHSQHPSEENLQFGCKLCPKKFSKQYILDSHIRMRHMPKDHVCKLCDKAFSNIWILSKHEKTVHQNEFESVCEICGKRLKNAVNLQYHMDNIHNTEPRPEVECTLCHKWLKNDRSLHKHMNSHRDEASGATFKCPHCGVEKKSRLSLGSHIQYHHSNRVFSCTMCAKEFKTPISLREHEATHTGAELYTCSFCPKTFRSHANMHKHKLHSHSDEWVRKYAQPNEYTQSVLNQTRKTEAYEIVQKIEDIRMICRLCLIEAVNILNIFTETGEMVKKDILKVVAKHFQIEIRYDDAVSNTICSVCWDHLQEFHTFWLSIEEKQKSLESYLQCTQIKRDIEEVGAEAIAYNDMEISQEKVDTGLCGPEIGIFVGESGQYGREPEFIAIKTEQEDDSATYDDSFLPLTDSVDVLSKDVESEEIDSNVKQKRKYNKGKEKKVVEKKNSKKGRPRLRESAIKRSQNEVKLKNAESAKNYEEKLKAIRKADEFLAQNTQLSCCICMEKLKDFRGLKTHFRQKHQCTGYAVCCDLRFTKRTLYVDHIQLHKNPDFFKCAICNKQLISRKNYVNHMHSLHPSEENLQFGCKLCPKKFSKQYILDSHIRMRHMPKDHVCKLCDKAFSSIWILAQHEKAVHRNEFESVCEICGKRLRNAANLQYHMDNIHNTEPRPEVECTLCHKWLKSDRSLRKHMISHRDEASGVVFKCPQCDVEKKSRHSLASHIRYHHSNRVFSCTMCAKEFKTPISLKEHEATHTGVDLYTCPFCPKTFRSHANMHKHKIHSHSDEWVRKYAQPNEYTQSVLNQTRKTEA, from the exons ATGATTTGTAGACTATGTTTAATTGAGTCgaccaatattttgaatattttcaccGAGACCGGAGAAATGGTTAAGAAGGACATATTGAAAGTGGTGGCGAAACACTTCCAAATTGAG ATTCGATACGACGATGCAGTTTCTAATACAATATGTTCAGTATGTTGGGATCACCTACAAGAATTCCATAAATTCTGGTTAAGTATTGAAGAGAAACAAAAAAGCCTTGAAAGTTATTTACAATGCACACAAATAAAACGAGACATCGAGGAGGTTGAGGCGGAGACTACTGcatataatgaaatgaaattaagtcCAGAAAAAGTAGACGCTCTATTTGTTGGCGAATCTGAGCTATACGGAGAGGAAACTGAGTTTATTGCTGCCAAAACAGAACAAGAGGATGAGTCGGCGATCGATGAGGACTCTTTTTTGGTTTCTGAATCAGTTG ATGTTCTTTCGAAAGATGttgaatctgaaaaaattgATTCCGCTGTTAAGCCGAAACGTAAAtacaacaaaagaaaagaaaaaaatcttatggAGGAAAGGAAGCGTAAAAGAGGACGTCCTAGATTAAGAGAAACCGCTGTAAAGAGAAATCAAAACGAAGATAAGCTCAAAAAGGCCGAAAGTTCCAAAAActgtgaagaaaaattaaaagctatCCCTGAAGCTGACGAATTTCTAGCGCAAAACACGCAGCTAAGTTGTTGCATTTGCATGGAGGAATTAAAAGATTTCAGAGGATTGAAAATTCATTTCCGACAAAAACATCAATGTACTGGATATGCGGTTTGTTGTGATTTACGTTTCAGCAAACGTTCATTATATGTTGATCATATTCAGTTACATAAGAATCCCGACTTTTTCAA ATGCGCCATATGCAAtaaacaattgataagtcgCAACAATTATGTTACCCATATGCACTCGCAACACCCATCTGAGGAAAATCTTCAATTTGGTTGTAAACtttgtccaaaaaaattttccaaacaatatattttagaCAGCCACATAAGAATGCGTCATATGCCAAAAGATCATGTTTGCAAATTATGTGACAAGGC gttTTCCAACATTTGGATTTTGAGTAAGCATGAGAAGACTGTGCATCAAAATGAATTTGAATCTGTGTGCGAGATTTGTGGAAAACGTttaaaaaatgcagtaaactTGCAATATCATatggataatattcataatACTGAACCACGACCTGAAGTAGAATGCACGCTTTGCcataaatggttaaaaaatgatCGCAGTTTGCATAAGCATATGAATTCACATCGCGATGAAGCATCTGGCGCGACATTTAAATGTCCTCATTGTGGTGTGGAGAAGAAGTCAAGACTCTCGCTTGGATCACATATACAGTACCATCATTCAAACAGAGTTTTCAGTTGCACGATGTGTGCAAAAGAATTTAAAACTCCAATTTCGCTGAGA GAACATGAAGCCACACATACTGGCGCCGAATTGTATACCTGCTCATTCTGCCCAAAAACGTTTCGATCTCATGCAAATATGCACAAACATAAACTACATAGCCATTCAGATGAGTGGGTTCGTAAATACGCACAACCCAATGAGTATACACAAAGTGTATTAAACCAAACTCGTAAAACAGAAGC GTATGAAATTGTAC agAAAATAGAAGACATCAGAATGATTTGTCGACTATGTTTAATTGAGGCggttaatattttgaatattttcaccGAGACCGGAGAAATGGTTAAGAAGGACATATTGAAAGTGGTGGCGAAACACTTCCAAATTGAG ATTCGATACGACGATGCAGTTTCTAATACAATATGTTCAGTATGTTGGGATCACCTACAAGAATTCCATACATTTTGGTTAAGTATTGAAGAGAAACAAAAAAGCCTCGAAAGTTATTTACAATGCACACAAATAAAACGAGACATCGAGGAAGTTGGAGCGGAAGCTATTGCTTATAATGATATGGAAATAAGTCAAGAAAAAGTAGACACTGGATTATGTGGCCCTGAAATAGGTATATTTGTTGGAGAATCTGGGCAATATGGAAGAGAACCTGAGTTTATTGCTATCAAAACCGAACAGGAGGATGACTCGGCGACCTATGATGATTCTTTTTTGCCTTTAACAGATTCAGTTG ATGTTCTTTCGAAAGATGTTGAATCTGAAGAAATTGATTCCAATGTTAAACAGAAACGTAAATACAacaaaggaaaggaaaaaaaggTTGTGGAGAAAAAGAATAGTAAAAAAGGTCGTCCTAGATTAAGAGAAAGTGCTATAAAGAGAAGTCAAAATGAAGTCAAACTCAAAAACGCTGAAAGTGCGAAGAActatgaagaaaaattaaaagctatCCGGAAAGCTGACGAATTTCTAGCGCAAAACACGCAGCTGAGTTGTTGCATTTGCATGGAGAAATTAAAAGATTTCAGAGGATTGAAAACTCATTTCCGACAAAAACATCAATGTACTGGATATGCGGTTTGTTGTGATTTACGTTTCACCAAACGTACATTATATGTTGATCACATTCAGTTGCATAAGAATCCCGACTTTTTCAA ATGCGCTATATGCAAtaaacaattgataagtcgTAAGAATTATGTTAACCATATGCATTCACTACACCCGTCTGAGGAAAATCTTCAATTTGGGTGTAAACTTTGTCCaaaaaagttttccaaacaatatattttagaCAGCCACATAAGAATGCGTCATATGCCTAAAGATCATGTTTGCAAATTATGTGACAAGGC GTTTTCCAGCATTTGGATTTTAGCTCAGCATGAAAAGGCTGTGCATCGAAATGAATTTGAATCTGTGTGCGAGATTTGTGGAAAACGTTTAAGAAATGCAGCAAACTTGCAATATCATatggataatattcataatACTGAACCACGACCTGAGGTAGAATGCACGCTCTGTCATAAATGGTTAAAAAGTGATCGCAGTTTGCGTAAGCATATGATATCACATCGCGATGAAGCATCTGGCGTGGTGTTTAAATGCCCTCAATGTGATGTGGAGAAAAAGTCAAGACACTCGCTTGCATCGCATATACGGTACCATCATTCAAATAGAGTTTTCAGTTGCACGATGTGTGCAAAAGAATTTAAAACTCCAATTTCattgaaa GAACATGAAGCCACACATACTGGTGTCGATTTGTACACTTGTCCGTTCTGCCCAAAGACGTTTCGATCACATGCAAATATGCACAAACACAAAATACACAGCCATTCAGATGAGTGGGTTCGTAAATACGCACAACCCAATGAGTATACACAAAGTGTATTAAACCAAACTCGTAAAACAGAAGCGTAA
- the LOC128858766 gene encoding uncharacterized protein LOC128858766 has product MICRLCLGKSEEFLEIFADDGKIVEGEVVEVIENHFKILVQFNDNVSNKICVGCWQYLNEFHQFWLSIKKKQQTLQKDLAPARIKNDNATASEQINSTFEYQNSTLCEPELIINDIKKETDVSAEVEMDVAMNDDSLLLPFDAMSPPKKSPAAKKTDNNVVLQAIKSCIIDENAIRKSAREHGINDRTLSRYVQKTKDNFEDISKVKDEDLLEFIRVVGTRTPSNMVFSPAQEKELVGYILKCVTHYYGLSINELKELAYQFARKLSLRYPPEWDNDCKAHRKWYILFMQRHSELTLRTPEQTSMNRVKAFCKPNVDKFFANLSRLIDVHNFDNCSIYNMDESGFSTVPTKIGKVIAMKGVRRVGKLESAERGTMVTMALTVGANGDSVPPFFLFPSKNMQSTFLDNVSPGTAGFANDSGWMCQPEFVRYIRHFIMFLKPSKDHPVLLLMDNHVSHMSVEALDIAAANGVHILSFPPHCSHRLQPLDVSVFGPVKTYYKSQCSAWQKNNANKVLEIRHIAGLVCATLDLALTPKIIKAGFAATGIAPFNPDIFTDADFVQAVAQNEEQVAFDAGITEDDQRRIVLDNTMDIGRGEEVLTSEHSTSRSRSLMSLVTSSSSILDEIGPLQAAAPKKPSNRGRKPMQSAELTSPENQAVLKEKAAAKAAKGAKKPTPQKPTPKKATTKRATPDNTKRATPSRAAKRVKPTSPPSDEETDFCIICLKLLPLKLTAANSINCNVCKRPVHLKCANMQASYFTCKHCESDVDDD; this is encoded by the exons atgatttgtAGATTGTGCTTAGGTAAATCAGAAGAGTTTTTAGAAATCTTTGCGGATGATGGTAAAATAGTCGAGGGAGAAGTCGTAGAGGTCATAGAGAATCATTTCAAAATTCTG gtTCAATTCAACGATAatgtttctaataaaatttgcgtTGGTTGCTGGCAGTATCTTAATGAATTCCATCAATTCTGGTTAAGCATTAAAAAGAAGCAACAAACACTGCAAAAGGACTTGGCTCCTGCACGAATAAAAAACGATAATGCAACTGCATCTGAGCAAATAAATTCAacatttgaatatcaaaattctACATTGTGTGAACCTGAGCTGAttataaatgatataaaaaaggaAACAGATGTATCTGCCGAAGTGGAAATGGATGTTGCGATGAATGATGACTCGTTACTGCTTCCTTTTGATG cCATGTCTCCTCCAAAGAAATCTCCCGCGGCTAAGAAAACCGATAATAATGTGGTACTGCAAGCCATCAAATCTTGCATTATCGATGAAAATGCAATCCGTAAAAGTGCGAGAGAGCATGGTATAAACGACAGGACCTTATCGCGATACGTACAGAAAACGAAAGATAATTTTGAAGATATTTCGAAAGTGAAAGATGAGGATTTGTTGGAATTCATTCGTGTTGTTGGTACAAGAACTCCATCAAACATGGTTTTCTCTCCAGCTCAAGAAAAAGAACTCGTTGGATACATCCTGAAGTGTGTCACTCACTACTATGGTTTGAGCATCAATGAATTGAAAGAGCTGGCGTACCAGTTTGCAAGGAAGCTGTCTCTTAGGTACCCACCTGAATGGGATAACGATTGTAAAGCGCATCGTAAGTGGTACATACTCTTCATGCAACGGCATAGCGAACTGACGCTCAGAACACCGGAGCAAACATCCATGAACCGAGTCAAAGCTTTCTGCAAACCTAATGTAGACAAGTTTTTCGCAAATTTGTCTCGGTTAATCGATGTACACAACTTTGACAATTGTTCCATCTATAATATGGATGAAAGTGGGTTTTCCACTGTGccaacaaaaattggaaaagtcaTCGCTATGAAAGGTGTGCGGCGTGTGGGAAAACTAGAATCTGCCGAGCGAGGAACCATGGTGACAATGGCTCTCACTGTTGGTGCGAATGGCGATTCAGTCCCGCCGTTCTTTTTATTTCCAAGCAAGAACATGCAATCAACTTTTTTGGACAATGTTTCTCCTGGTACTGCTGGATTTGCGAATGATTCTGGCTGGATGTGCCAGCCAGAGTTTGTCCGATACATTCGTCATTTCATCATGTTCCTGAAACCATCAAAGGATCATCCGGTGCTGCTGTTGATGGACAACCACGTTTCGCACATGTCGGTGGAAGCTCTCGACATTGCAGCTGCAAACGGTGTCCATATCTTGTCTTTCCCGCCTCACTGCAGCCACCGTCTACAGCCACTGGATGTGTCCGTATTTGGCCCAGTGAAGACTTACTATAAGTCACAATGTTCCGCTTGGCAAAAGAACAATGCAAATAag GTTTTGGAAATTCGACACATTGCTGGGCTTGTGTGCGCTACATTGGATTTGGCTTTAACGCCAAAAATAATTAAGGCGGGCTTTGCTGCAACGGGCATTGCTCCATTCAATCCCGACATCTTCACAGACGCCGATTTTGTTCAAGCTGTTGCACAAAATGAGGAACAAGTTGCTTTTGATGCTGGAATCACCGAAGATGACCAGCGACGCATCGTTTTGGACAATACTATGGATATAGGACGCGGAGAAGAGGTGCTAACATCCGAACACTCTACCTCGCGATCCCGATCTCTAATGTCATTGGTGACCAGCAGTTCATCGATTTTGGATGAGATTGGTCCTCTTCAGGCTGCTGCTCCAAAAAAGCCTTCGAATCGTGGACGAAAGCCAATGCAAAGTGCTGAACTGACCTCTCCTGAAAATCAAGCTGTTTTGAAGGAAAAGGCAGCAGCAAAAGCAGCCAAAGGGGCGAAGAAGCCAACACCGCAAAAGCCAACACCGAAGAAGGCAACAACGAAGCGAGCAACACCGGACAACACCAAGCGAGCAACACCATCACGAGCGGCCAAGCGCGTCAAACCAACATCACCACCATCTGATGAAGAAACAGATTTTTGCATCATTTGCTTAAAGCTGTTGCCGCTGAAATTGACCGCTGCCAACTCGATCAATTGCAACGTATGCAAGCGTCCAGTTCATTTGAAGTGCGCCAACATGCAGGCAAGttatttcacttgcaaacactgcgaaagtgacgtggacgacgactag